A region from the Halobacillus mangrovi genome encodes:
- a CDS encoding YwhD family protein — MKEFDQFKNNQEQNDKKKNQFTIIKDDSTDGHGGYGVGSISLENMTPVIVDPNEGEAFVDMGALHARSKVEKRIKFIPNKEEVPNGLLYWIAWVTVDYQEGKPSYYGVAGSELRVDRSIKRGYKLMPEHVNHMDKSLKGRFAVDHMDEKSKKILGEYLRDFKPDLWENTNQELKDALGVE; from the coding sequence ATGAAGGAATTTGACCAGTTTAAAAATAACCAGGAACAGAACGATAAAAAGAAGAATCAATTTACGATCATCAAGGATGATTCGACCGATGGGCATGGAGGCTACGGTGTAGGTTCGATCAGTCTTGAGAATATGACGCCTGTTATCGTCGATCCGAATGAAGGCGAAGCGTTTGTAGATATGGGAGCTCTTCATGCACGTAGTAAAGTGGAGAAAAGGATTAAATTCATCCCTAATAAAGAGGAAGTCCCTAATGGTTTGCTCTATTGGATTGCTTGGGTAACGGTCGATTATCAAGAAGGAAAACCGTCTTACTACGGTGTGGCCGGCAGCGAACTCCGTGTAGACCGTTCGATTAAGCGCGGATATAAGCTGATGCCTGAACATGTTAATCATATGGACAAATCTTTGAAGGGCCGTTTCGCTGTCGATCACATGGATGAGAAATCGAAAAAGATTCTGGGAGAGTACTTGCGTGATTTCAAACCAGATCTTTGGGAGAATACAAACCAAGAATTAAAAGATGCGCTAGGTGTTGAATAG
- a CDS encoding YolD-like family protein, which translates to MDSRNRDRGTIKWTSLMLPEHVEMVKKLWKEDERVERGIIDEQKAVEIDFLMQRALNDDLTVKVLVYNGFDYDNILLKMKSINKLDRKVTGVNWKTKEPVHIALDDIADLSIV; encoded by the coding sequence ATGGATAGTCGCAATAGGGATCGGGGAACGATCAAATGGACTTCGTTGATGTTGCCTGAACATGTGGAAATGGTCAAAAAGCTATGGAAGGAGGATGAACGGGTAGAAAGAGGAATCATCGATGAGCAAAAAGCAGTCGAAATTGACTTTCTGATGCAGCGTGCGCTAAATGATGATTTGACGGTAAAGGTGCTAGTTTATAATGGGTTTGATTATGACAACATTCTGCTGAAGATGAAATCCATCAATAAGCTTGATCGTAAAGTAACCGGTGTGAATTGGAAGACGAAAGAACCCGTCCACATAGCCTTAGACGACATTGCAGATCTCTCGATTGTATAG
- a CDS encoding transglycosylase domain-containing protein gives MILFIRFTYKWLKRSIKIAFIGTVIALIGALGLLIFAITQGPPSLMTEQNTLYYSSKGDVIGEDHGAQERYWINIEDMPETIKEATIAIEDRRFYNHFGFDLKRIAGAALTDLKQMRMAEGASTITQQYARNLYLSHDKTWKRKIQEALYALRLEIFYNKEEILEGYLNTIYYGHGAYGIESASRYYFNKHAEELTLTEAAMLAGIPKGPSYYSPLANEENAESRQKQILAEMERNGFITSAEKTEAVETSLVYSDHKETSDKEVAPYFQDQVVAEAADLLDIESEQVMTGGYHIHTTLNEDHQEILEEQVASQMPKEEDVQLAAAVMNSHNGAITALVGGRDYKESPYNRATQAKRQVGSTIKPFLYYAALKEGYSPVTMIESKPTDFEVGKNGKVYSPTNFNDQYADKPITMAQALAVSDNIYAVSTHVDIGPEKLVHTLNTFGIDSNAKPVPSLALGATSISLYDMVSAYGKMLKGSESLEGHTIDKITDRHGNVLYEYQPTYSEEDKIDPDRAFTITHMMTGMFDSSLDGDYASVTGSPIKGKLTRMYGGKSGTTDYDSWMIGFSPQYVSAVWIGHDEGGRKLETFNEKRYAKSIWAGTMESIHEPLPTAAFIPTPNVKGVYIDPETGNRSGPNCPKERLVYMDKKDIPKEVCGGNEDKDKEEIENEFRNDPWFKDVVDWFF, from the coding sequence ATGATATTATTTATTCGATTCACATACAAATGGCTGAAGCGCTCTATTAAGATTGCTTTTATCGGAACAGTTATCGCGCTCATTGGCGCCTTGGGATTGTTGATCTTTGCCATTACGCAAGGTCCACCTTCACTTATGACGGAGCAAAATACGCTTTATTATAGTTCAAAAGGTGATGTCATTGGTGAAGACCACGGGGCTCAGGAAAGGTACTGGATCAACATTGAGGACATGCCCGAAACCATCAAAGAAGCAACGATCGCGATTGAGGATCGTCGTTTCTATAACCATTTCGGCTTCGACTTGAAGCGAATCGCTGGCGCAGCACTTACCGATCTTAAACAAATGCGGATGGCCGAAGGGGCTAGTACAATCACGCAGCAATATGCCCGCAACCTATATTTGTCCCATGATAAGACTTGGAAACGAAAAATCCAGGAAGCCCTATACGCGCTTCGCTTAGAAATCTTTTACAACAAAGAAGAGATTCTCGAAGGATATTTGAACACAATCTATTATGGCCACGGGGCTTATGGAATTGAGTCCGCAAGCCGCTATTATTTCAATAAGCATGCCGAAGAACTGACCCTGACAGAAGCTGCGATGCTCGCTGGCATTCCAAAGGGTCCTAGTTACTATTCACCTTTGGCGAACGAAGAAAACGCCGAATCCAGGCAAAAGCAAATATTAGCTGAAATGGAGCGGAATGGTTTTATCACTTCTGCAGAAAAAACAGAAGCGGTTGAAACCAGTCTCGTTTATTCCGATCATAAGGAAACGTCTGACAAAGAAGTTGCCCCTTATTTTCAAGATCAAGTCGTAGCAGAAGCAGCGGATTTATTGGATATCGAATCGGAGCAAGTGATGACAGGCGGCTACCATATTCACACAACGCTGAATGAAGACCACCAGGAAATTTTAGAAGAACAAGTGGCATCGCAAATGCCAAAAGAAGAAGATGTCCAATTGGCGGCAGCTGTTATGAACAGCCACAACGGTGCGATCACAGCTCTTGTGGGCGGGCGGGATTATAAGGAGAGTCCTTATAATAGAGCCACCCAAGCAAAAAGACAAGTAGGGTCTACCATTAAGCCTTTTCTTTACTACGCTGCTTTGAAAGAAGGGTACTCTCCGGTAACTATGATTGAGAGTAAACCCACTGACTTTGAAGTAGGAAAAAACGGAAAAGTCTACTCTCCTACGAACTTTAACGATCAATATGCAGACAAGCCGATTACCATGGCCCAGGCACTGGCCGTTTCGGATAATATTTACGCCGTGTCTACACACGTTGATATTGGGCCCGAAAAATTAGTTCATACTTTGAATACATTCGGTATAGATAGCAACGCGAAACCCGTCCCTTCCCTGGCCCTTGGTGCTACATCCATTTCCCTTTACGATATGGTAAGCGCCTACGGGAAGATGTTGAAAGGTTCGGAGTCTTTGGAAGGCCATACGATTGATAAAATTACCGACAGACATGGAAATGTCCTTTATGAATACCAGCCAACTTATAGTGAGGAAGACAAGATCGATCCGGACCGGGCTTTCACGATCACCCACATGATGACCGGAATGTTTGATTCTTCCCTGGATGGGGACTATGCCTCCGTAACAGGGTCTCCGATTAAAGGCAAGCTCACTCGGATGTATGGCGGCAAATCGGGTACGACCGATTACGATAGCTGGATGATCGGCTTCAGTCCTCAGTACGTATCAGCCGTATGGATCGGTCACGATGAAGGGGGAAGGAAGCTGGAAACCTTCAATGAGAAAAGATACGCCAAATCCATTTGGGCTGGGACGATGGAATCTATACACGAACCCTTGCCGACAGCGGCCTTCATCCCGACGCCGAACGTCAAAGGCGTATATATCGATCCGGAAACAGGCAATCGTTCTGGCCCGAATTGTCCTAAAGAGCGGCTCGTCTATATGGATAAAAAAGATATCCCTAAAGAAGTTTGCGGTGGTAATGAAGATAAAGATAAAGAAGAAATTGAGAATGAATTCCGTAATGACCCATGGTTTAAAGACGTCGTCGACTGGTTCTTCTAG
- the speE gene encoding spermidine synthase, which yields MGTWFTEKQTENFGITAKINRSLHKEKTDFQELEMLETEEWGNMLVLDDMVMTTEKDEFVYHEMVAHVPLFTHPSPKQVLVVGGGDGGVIREVLKHPSVEKATLVEIDGKVIEYSKHYLPSIAGALEDERVEVKVDDGFMHIAKSEREYDVIMVDSTEPVGPAVNLFSKGFYEGIAKALKEDGIFVAQTDNPWFKADLIKQVYGDVKETFPITKVYTANIPTYPSGLWTFTMGSKIYDPLQVSDERFIDIETKYYTKELHKACFALPKFVKDLTEE from the coding sequence ATGGGTACATGGTTTACTGAAAAACAAACGGAAAATTTCGGAATTACAGCGAAAATAAATCGCTCGTTGCATAAAGAAAAAACAGATTTTCAAGAGTTGGAGATGCTGGAAACAGAAGAATGGGGTAACATGCTCGTCCTTGATGACATGGTCATGACGACAGAGAAGGATGAATTTGTCTATCATGAAATGGTTGCCCACGTCCCTTTATTTACACATCCAAGTCCTAAGCAAGTTCTTGTCGTTGGAGGGGGGGACGGAGGAGTCATTCGCGAAGTATTGAAGCATCCAAGTGTAGAAAAAGCGACGCTTGTAGAAATCGATGGAAAGGTCATTGAATACTCCAAGCACTATTTGCCGAGTATCGCTGGTGCGCTTGAAGATGAGCGAGTAGAAGTAAAAGTTGATGACGGCTTCATGCACATTGCAAAAAGTGAACGTGAATACGACGTCATCATGGTAGATTCTACGGAACCTGTAGGACCAGCTGTAAACCTTTTCTCTAAAGGGTTTTATGAAGGGATTGCCAAAGCATTGAAGGAAGATGGCATTTTCGTTGCTCAAACGGATAATCCATGGTTTAAAGCAGATTTGATCAAACAAGTGTATGGTGATGTGAAAGAAACGTTCCCGATCACAAAAGTTTACACAGCGAACATACCGACCTATCCAAGTGGTCTTTGGACATTCACAATGGGAAGTAAAATCTATGATCCGCTTCAAGTATCAGATGAGCGCTTCATTGATATTGAAACGAAATATTATACAAAAGAGCTTCATAAAGCATGCTTTGCTTTGCCGAAGTTCGTGAAAGATTTGACGGAGGAGTGA
- the speB gene encoding agmatinase: protein MIFDESYSGKVFIMSRATEEEADCVIYGMPMDWTVSFRPGSRFGPNRIREASIGLEEYSPYLDRHLEEVRYHDAGDMMLPFGNPQRSIDMIEGYIDELLEKGKFPLGLGGEHLVTWPVLKAMYRKYRDMAVIHIDAHADLREEYEGEPLSHSTPIRKTCELIGPENVYSFGIRSGMREEFQYAKDSGMFMAKYEVLGPLKKVLPHLAGRPVYVTIDIDVLDPAFAPGTGTAEAGGITSKELLAAIHELAQSEVNVIGSDLVEVAPVYDPTEKTPIAASKFVREMLLGFVK, encoded by the coding sequence ATGATTTTTGATGAATCCTACTCCGGAAAGGTTTTTATTATGAGTCGTGCAACAGAGGAAGAGGCTGACTGTGTCATCTACGGTATGCCCATGGATTGGACCGTCAGCTTCCGTCCTGGATCGCGGTTTGGTCCAAACCGAATCCGTGAAGCGTCGATCGGACTAGAGGAATATAGTCCTTATTTGGACCGCCATCTTGAAGAAGTGCGTTACCACGATGCAGGCGATATGATGCTGCCATTCGGCAACCCCCAGCGCAGCATTGACATGATTGAAGGCTATATTGATGAGCTATTGGAAAAAGGAAAGTTTCCTCTTGGCTTAGGCGGAGAGCACCTTGTCACATGGCCGGTTTTGAAGGCGATGTACCGGAAATACCGTGACATGGCTGTTATCCATATTGATGCTCATGCAGACCTGCGTGAAGAATACGAAGGCGAACCGTTATCGCATTCTACGCCTATTCGAAAGACGTGCGAATTGATAGGGCCTGAAAATGTGTACTCCTTCGGTATTCGCTCAGGGATGCGTGAGGAGTTTCAGTATGCTAAAGATAGCGGTATGTTTATGGCGAAGTATGAAGTATTAGGACCACTCAAAAAAGTTCTTCCACACCTTGCCGGACGTCCGGTATATGTGACGATTGACATCGACGTCCTCGACCCGGCATTCGCTCCTGGCACAGGCACAGCGGAAGCAGGAGGGATCACTTCAAAAGAACTGCTTGCGGCCATTCATGAACTGGCTCAAAGTGAAGTGAACGTAATTGGATCCGATCTTGTTGAAGTCGCCCCTGTTTATGATCCGACTGAGAAAACACCGATTGCAGCAAGTAAGTTTGTACGCGAAATGCTTTTAGGGTTCGTGAAATAA
- a CDS encoding DUF1934 domain-containing protein, producing the protein MPSNAKDVQVQLMTEIRDEDRRETMEVSEPGQFFTRGETQVLTFTEHPDEGEPIKTMITVKPNHVSIKRSGGVEMRQVFQEDVETENLYHHTYGDFHMKTYTDKLEFRSLEEASEGRLFLSYQMTLNHEVTQAHRLTLTFEEESES; encoded by the coding sequence ATGCCTAGTAACGCAAAAGATGTCCAGGTTCAGCTCATGACGGAAATCAGAGATGAGGACCGCAGAGAGACGATGGAAGTAAGTGAACCTGGCCAGTTCTTTACTCGCGGTGAAACCCAGGTGCTTACATTTACGGAACATCCCGATGAAGGGGAGCCGATTAAGACGATGATTACGGTCAAGCCGAATCATGTAAGCATTAAGCGGAGCGGTGGAGTAGAGATGCGCCAAGTGTTTCAAGAAGATGTGGAAACAGAGAATTTGTATCACCATACGTATGGTGATTTTCATATGAAAACTTATACAGATAAGCTGGAGTTTCGTTCGTTGGAAGAGGCTTCAGAGGGTCGGTTGTTTCTTAGCTATCAGATGACACTAAACCACGAAGTGACTCAAGCCCATCGCTTGACGCTGACGTTTGAGGAGGAGAGCGAATCATGA
- the argS gene encoding arginine--tRNA ligase has product MNIAEQMEQKLKDEIVRAVLAAELASEEEMPEVVLEQPKDKAHGDYATNMAMQLARVAKKNPRAIATDLVEQFDRSKASIDKIEIAGPGFINFYMNNQYLTELVPTILKAGDGYGRTDSGQGHKIQVEFVSANPTGTLHLGHARGAAVGDSLCNVLDAAGYDVSREYYINDAGNQMANLALSVQARYMQALGKEWDMPEDGYHGKDIIELGQKLAEEDGEKWVDVEETERLQFFREYGLKYELNKIQTDLEEFRVPFDEWFSETSLYQGGKIDSTLNVLKDKGFVYEKDDATWFETTKFGDDKDRVLIKNDGTYTYLTPDIAYHKNKLDRGFNTLINIWGADHHGYIPRMKAAIQALGYDEDTLEVEIIQMVNLFQDGEKVKMSKRTGKAVTLRELMEEVGIDAMRYFFSMRSSDSHLDFDMDLARSESNENPVYYVQYAHARICTMLKQAEEKGLSSDQFDGSQLSSEKEEDLLKRLGEFPQVVADAAEKRTPHRVTQYAFDLASNLHSFYNAEKVLDEDHKERTSARISLMKAVRTTLNNALRLVGVSAPDQM; this is encoded by the coding sequence ATGAATATTGCAGAACAAATGGAGCAGAAATTAAAAGATGAAATCGTTCGTGCCGTCCTTGCAGCTGAGCTTGCAAGCGAAGAAGAGATGCCAGAGGTTGTTTTGGAGCAGCCGAAGGATAAAGCGCACGGAGATTACGCCACAAATATGGCTATGCAGCTTGCTCGTGTTGCAAAGAAAAATCCTCGAGCTATTGCGACAGACCTTGTGGAACAATTCGATCGTTCCAAAGCCTCTATTGATAAAATAGAAATTGCTGGCCCTGGCTTCATCAATTTTTATATGAACAACCAGTACTTAACTGAACTTGTCCCGACAATTCTTAAGGCTGGAGATGGTTACGGACGTACAGACAGCGGTCAAGGTCACAAAATCCAAGTCGAGTTCGTTTCAGCTAACCCGACAGGGACGCTTCACTTAGGTCATGCCCGGGGAGCGGCCGTTGGTGATTCGCTTTGCAACGTCCTAGATGCGGCGGGCTACGATGTTTCTCGTGAGTATTACATTAATGATGCAGGAAACCAAATGGCTAACCTAGCACTTTCCGTTCAGGCTCGCTACATGCAAGCGTTAGGAAAAGAGTGGGACATGCCTGAAGATGGTTATCACGGCAAGGATATTATTGAACTTGGCCAAAAGCTTGCTGAGGAAGACGGTGAGAAGTGGGTAGACGTTGAAGAAACAGAACGTCTGCAATTTTTCCGTGAGTATGGTCTCAAATATGAATTGAATAAAATCCAGACAGATCTTGAGGAGTTCCGAGTTCCATTTGATGAGTGGTTTTCAGAAACATCTCTTTATCAAGGCGGAAAAATCGATAGTACTCTCAATGTTCTCAAAGATAAAGGGTTTGTCTATGAAAAAGATGATGCAACATGGTTTGAGACGACGAAATTCGGCGATGATAAGGACCGTGTTTTAATAAAGAACGACGGCACTTATACGTACTTGACACCAGATATCGCATATCACAAGAACAAGCTGGACCGCGGGTTTAATACGCTGATCAATATTTGGGGAGCAGACCACCATGGTTATATTCCTCGTATGAAAGCAGCAATTCAAGCTCTTGGATATGACGAAGATACCCTGGAAGTTGAAATCATTCAGATGGTTAATCTATTCCAGGACGGCGAAAAAGTGAAAATGAGTAAACGAACCGGAAAAGCAGTTACTCTAAGAGAGCTAATGGAGGAAGTCGGAATCGATGCCATGCGTTACTTCTTCTCTATGCGTTCCAGTGATTCTCACTTGGATTTTGACATGGACTTAGCTCGTTCAGAATCGAACGAAAACCCTGTATATTATGTCCAATACGCTCACGCGCGTATTTGCACTATGCTGAAGCAGGCAGAGGAAAAAGGGCTGTCTTCGGATCAATTTGACGGCAGTCAACTGAGTTCTGAAAAGGAAGAGGACCTGTTGAAACGACTAGGTGAATTCCCACAAGTCGTGGCAGATGCAGCTGAGAAGCGTACGCCGCACCGCGTCACTCAATACGCATTCGACCTTGCTTCAAACTTGCATAGCTTCTATAATGCCGAAAAAGTGCTGGACGAAGATCACAAAGAGCGTACTTCCGCACGTATTTCACTGATGAAAGCTGTGCGGACAACATTAAATAATGCTCTGCGACTGGTCGGCGTGTCTGCACCAGATCAAATGTAA
- a CDS encoding XapX domain-containing protein, which produces MKEVILALLAGLIVGILFASLKLPIPAPPALAGVAGIAGIYLGYKIVGWVGPVISDLIK; this is translated from the coding sequence ATGAAGGAAGTTATACTAGCACTCTTAGCAGGATTGATTGTGGGAATCTTATTCGCTTCATTGAAATTACCGATTCCCGCCCCGCCAGCTCTTGCGGGCGTCGCAGGAATCGCAGGCATTTATTTAGGTTACAAAATCGTCGGGTGGGTCGGTCCGGTGATTTCTGACTTAATTAAATAA
- the cls gene encoding cardiolipin synthase: MVFAVVIILLIVFILLLLLDFKMGRMNHQRHPRLIPSKKTTGNYELFQNGPPFYERLFQDISNAQKQVDICFYIVDNDYISENFLQILKEKAREGLLVRLLLDRVGGYRVNKRMRKELQAAGVEFQFSEVPEFPYFFYKLNCRNHRKITIIDGKIGYAGGFNIGKNYIGETPKFGNWRDYHLRLTGPVVKAFHEIFLDDWYLATGNRFPALVNDEEGQSKLKIVATDGVELEKEFDQMIQFAQKEILIGTPYFIPTPKLMASLDRALKKEVTLKILVPMKADHPFVKEAAIPYLHELFKHGADIRFFDAGFYHSKLFMIDEQFADIGTANFDRRSFFLNKEVNTFVYEEKFLKDLRHAYLKDFGDAMPFDETWLKNRSLSTKINEKIAALLRPLL; encoded by the coding sequence ATGGTGTTTGCTGTAGTCATAATTTTACTTATTGTCTTTATTTTACTGCTCCTGCTAGATTTTAAAATGGGACGAATGAACCATCAAAGACATCCAAGGCTTATCCCTAGTAAAAAAACCACTGGAAATTATGAGCTCTTCCAAAACGGTCCTCCCTTTTACGAGCGGCTGTTCCAGGATATTTCTAACGCTCAAAAACAAGTCGATATATGCTTTTACATTGTAGATAACGATTATATAAGTGAAAACTTCCTGCAAATTTTAAAAGAGAAAGCACGTGAAGGCCTCCTTGTAAGGCTTCTTCTGGATCGGGTCGGCGGCTATCGAGTCAATAAAAGAATGAGAAAAGAACTACAAGCAGCTGGCGTGGAATTCCAATTTTCAGAGGTTCCTGAGTTTCCTTATTTCTTCTACAAATTGAACTGCAGAAACCATAGAAAAATCACAATTATTGATGGAAAAATCGGGTATGCTGGTGGATTCAATATTGGGAAGAATTACATCGGTGAAACACCAAAATTCGGGAATTGGCGAGATTATCACCTCCGCTTAACTGGCCCTGTGGTCAAAGCCTTTCACGAAATATTCCTGGATGATTGGTATCTGGCTACAGGAAATCGGTTCCCTGCCCTTGTTAACGATGAAGAAGGACAATCGAAGCTGAAAATCGTTGCAACTGATGGTGTGGAATTAGAAAAAGAATTTGACCAGATGATCCAGTTTGCTCAAAAAGAAATATTAATCGGGACTCCGTACTTCATTCCCACCCCTAAATTAATGGCTTCACTCGATAGAGCATTGAAAAAAGAAGTCACTCTTAAGATTTTAGTTCCGATGAAAGCTGATCATCCTTTTGTTAAAGAAGCGGCTATCCCTTATCTTCACGAACTCTTTAAACATGGAGCTGACATTCGCTTTTTTGATGCAGGGTTCTATCACTCTAAGCTGTTCATGATTGATGAACAGTTCGCGGATATCGGAACAGCGAACTTTGACCGGCGAAGCTTTTTTCTAAATAAAGAAGTGAATACTTTTGTGTACGAAGAAAAGTTTCTAAAAGATCTGCGGCACGCATACCTAAAAGATTTCGGTGACGCTATGCCTTTTGATGAAACATGGTTAAAAAATCGTTCCTTAAGTACAAAGATAAATGAAAAGATCGCAGCACTCCTGCGACCTTTACTGTAA
- a CDS encoding heterodisulfide reductase-related iron-sulfur binding cluster has translation MNPLLLANWILFLGVTIYGLYLFVRVVRTRIAYIKMGKKFEFDGEIKRRMEKIWIYVFGQKKLLKDKKSGAIHVMMFYGFLLVQFGAIDFIWKGLAPDSHLPLGPLYPGFTFFQELVTLTILVAVVWAFYRRYIEKLVRLKRGFKAGLVLLFIGGLMISVLVGNGMGLIWHGHEGAWTEPIATLIASAFSWLPPAAAATVFFIMWWIHLLILLTFLVYVPQSKHAHLIAAPVNVFLSREEPPGKLKPIDFEIDEEADEEDVSFGVGKIEDFNQLQMIDFYACVECGRCTNVCPASGSGKMLSPMDLIIKLRDHLTEKGAAVTGQSPWVPQYAFSGTEGNTLAQMARSQGSDEAAATLDAVQNKSLIGDVITEEELWACTTCRNCEDACPVMNEHVDKIIDLRRYLVLTEGKMDADGQRAMMNIERQGNPWGLSKKEREDWRNLDEEVHIPTVKELKKSGEDFEYLFWVSSMGSYDNRSQKIAMAFAKLMNKAGIKFAILGNKEQNSGDTARRMGNEFLFQELAEKNMKEFNKHDVKKIITIDPHAYNIFKNEYPDFGLEAEVYHHTEMLSKWLKEGLLKPEGVVKEKITYHDSCYLGRYNEVYQPPREVLEMIPGVEVVEMKRNRSNGMCCGAGGGMMWMEEKSGNRVNVARTEQALEVEPTMISSGCPFCLTMLSDGTKAKEVEEEVSTMDIAEILAKSIFEKTEEKTA, from the coding sequence ATGAATCCGTTGTTACTGGCAAATTGGATATTGTTCCTTGGCGTAACGATTTACGGGCTTTACTTGTTTGTACGAGTCGTCCGTACACGTATCGCGTACATCAAAATGGGTAAGAAATTTGAGTTTGACGGGGAAATCAAACGTCGTATGGAGAAGATCTGGATTTATGTTTTTGGTCAGAAAAAACTCCTGAAGGATAAAAAATCAGGCGCTATACACGTCATGATGTTTTATGGCTTTCTACTTGTTCAATTTGGGGCAATTGATTTCATTTGGAAAGGACTAGCTCCAGATTCTCATTTACCACTGGGACCGCTTTATCCAGGGTTCACCTTTTTCCAAGAGCTCGTCACTTTAACCATTCTGGTTGCTGTGGTCTGGGCGTTTTATCGTCGTTATATTGAAAAACTTGTTCGGTTGAAACGTGGTTTTAAAGCAGGACTTGTTCTTTTATTTATTGGTGGATTAATGATTAGTGTATTAGTCGGAAACGGTATGGGCTTAATTTGGCACGGACATGAAGGCGCGTGGACAGAACCTATTGCGACCTTAATTGCAAGCGCTTTCTCATGGCTTCCTCCAGCAGCTGCTGCTACCGTATTTTTCATCATGTGGTGGATTCACTTGCTGATTCTTTTGACGTTCCTCGTATATGTGCCGCAATCCAAACACGCTCACTTAATTGCAGCACCCGTTAACGTTTTTCTTAGCCGTGAAGAGCCTCCTGGGAAACTTAAGCCAATCGATTTTGAAATCGATGAAGAGGCGGATGAGGAAGATGTATCCTTTGGAGTTGGAAAGATCGAGGATTTCAACCAGCTGCAGATGATCGACTTTTATGCCTGTGTAGAATGCGGACGATGTACCAATGTTTGTCCAGCTTCTGGTTCAGGAAAAATGCTCTCGCCAATGGATTTGATCATTAAGCTTCGTGATCATTTGACTGAGAAAGGAGCAGCCGTTACAGGCCAATCTCCGTGGGTTCCACAATATGCTTTCTCTGGTACAGAAGGGAATACGCTGGCTCAAATGGCTCGTTCCCAAGGCTCAGATGAAGCAGCTGCCACTTTAGATGCTGTTCAGAACAAGAGTCTAATTGGTGATGTTATAACAGAAGAAGAGTTGTGGGCTTGTACCACATGTCGTAACTGTGAAGATGCCTGCCCGGTTATGAATGAACACGTTGATAAAATCATCGACCTGCGTCGTTATCTTGTCCTTACAGAAGGAAAAATGGATGCAGATGGTCAACGTGCCATGATGAATATCGAACGCCAAGGGAATCCTTGGGGACTTTCGAAGAAAGAACGTGAAGATTGGCGTAATCTTGATGAAGAGGTGCACATCCCGACTGTAAAAGAGTTGAAAAAATCCGGAGAAGACTTCGAATACTTATTCTGGGTGAGCTCAATGGGCTCCTACGATAACCGCAGTCAGAAAATCGCTATGGCTTTTGCGAAGCTTATGAACAAAGCAGGTATCAAGTTTGCCATCCTCGGAAATAAAGAGCAGAACTCAGGCGACACTGCACGTCGAATGGGAAATGAATTCTTGTTCCAGGAGCTTGCTGAGAAAAACATGAAAGAGTTTAACAAGCATGACGTCAAGAAGATCATTACGATCGACCCGCACGCCTACAACATTTTCAAAAATGAATATCCGGATTTCGGATTAGAAGCTGAGGTCTATCACCATACGGAAATGTTATCCAAGTGGTTAAAAGAAGGGTTGCTTAAACCAGAAGGTGTCGTTAAAGAAAAAATTACGTACCACGACAGCTGCTATTTAGGACGCTATAACGAAGTTTATCAACCACCTCGTGAAGTGCTGGAGATGATTCCTGGGGTGGAAGTCGTTGAAATGAAACGTAATCGTTCGAACGGCATGTGCTGTGGGGCAGGCGGCGGAATGATGTGGATGGAAGAAAAATCCGGAAACCGCGTCAACGTTGCAAGAACTGAGCAAGCACTTGAAGTCGAACCGACGATGATCTCAAGCGGATGCCCGTTCTGTCTAACCATGCTGTCTGACGGTACAAAGGCAAAAGAAGTAGAAGAAGAGGTAAGCACAATGGATATCGCGGAGATCTTAGCTAAATCCATTTTTGAAAAAACGGAAGAAAAGACAGCTTAA